From one Eulemur rufifrons isolate Redbay chromosome 23, OSU_ERuf_1, whole genome shotgun sequence genomic stretch:
- the ZFP90 gene encoding zinc finger protein 90 homolog isoform X2 produces the protein MAPRPPTAAPQESVTFKDVSVDFTQEEWHHIDPAQRRLYRDVMLENYSHLVSVGYQVSKPDVIFKLEQGEEPWISEGEIQRPFCPAVCFNRKE, from the exons ATGGCCCCGAGACCGCCGACGGCTGCGCCTCAG GAATCAGTGACATTCAAAGATGTGTCTGTGGACTTCACCCAGGAAGAATGGCACCACATCGACCCTGCTCAGAGGAGATTATACAGggatgtgatgctggagaactaCAGCCACCTGGTTTCTGTTG GATATCAAGTTTCCAAGCCAGACGTGATCTTCAAATTGGAGCAAGGAGAAGAGCCATGGATATCAGAGGGAGAAATCCAAAGACCTTTCTGTCCAG CAGTTTGTTTCAACAGGAAGGAATAG